A segment of the Streptomyces sp. NBC_01235 genome:
GCTGCTTGAAGGCCTCGACGTCCGCGTCGGTGGGCTCGGTGCGCGGGGTGGTCGGCGGGGGCGTTTCCATACTTCCGGGATTGTCTCTCTGTCGGTTCACTGGGTTGCGGCCATCGGTCTCGTCGGTCTCACCGGTCTGCGGCCGTCGCTCTCGTCGGTCTCAGCGGTCGGAGGCGTCCGACTTGTCGACCCCGTCCCAGACGTTCGCGTACCAGGGGCGGTCGGCCGCCCCGAGGTCCGCGCGGGACTGCTTGGCCGCGTCCGGGTCGATCACGACGTAACCGGTCTCCCCCGGCATCACATAGTGCAGCCGCTGCCGGATCTGCTGTTCGGCGTACGCGTCGTCCTGCCAGCGCGCCTTGAGGTCGCGCAGCTGTTCGACGCGCTCGCCGGCCTGCTGCTTCTCCCGCTCCAGGTCGGCGATCTCGGCGCGCTGGGAGACGTACTGGCGCATGGGGTAGGCCAGGGCGACGATCAGCGTGCACAGGACGAGGGCGAGCAGCGCGGCACGGCCGGTGAGGCGGGAGCGGCGGGCCTGACGCTTGGTCTGGGAGCGGTAGACCCGGGCCGCGGTCTGCTCCCCGAGCAGTTTGATCCTCGTCGTGGTGGAGAACCGGTCCCGGTTGGTCACGGATATTCACCTCGCAGCGCTCCGGCCGTCACGTCCGCTCACCTGGTCTTTTCTGCCGGGGGTCCGGGGGTTGTCCCCCGGGAAGACACAGCACGGCCATGTCCCCCGCCTCCCGTCTCCCACGTACGTACGTCCCCGCACACGGTACGGGACCGAGTACGGGGACGTATGTACGACTGGCCAAGGCTTGACCCGGCAGGGGTCAGCCCTTGCTGTGCTTGTCAGTTCGCGGAGCGAAACCGCGGGAACGCGGAGCGGCCGGCGTACACCGCGGCGTCGTCGAGGATCTCCTCGATGCGCAGCAGCTGGTTGTACTTGGCGACGCGCTCGGAGCGGGCCGGGGCGCCGGTCTTGATCTGGCCGCAGTTGGTGGCGACGGCGAGGTCGGCGATGGTGACGTCCTCGGTCTCGCCGGAGCGGTGCGACATCATGCACTTGAAGCCGCTGCGCTGGGCCAGCTCGACGGCGTCGAGCGTCTCGGTCAGCGAGCCGATCTGGTTGACCTTGACGAGCAGGGCGTTGGCGGCGCCCTCCTCGATGCCGCGGGCGAGGCGCTCGGGGTTGGTGACGAACAGGTCGTCGCCGACGATCTGGACCTTGTCGCCCAGCTTGTCGGTGAGGATCTTCCAGCCGGCCCAGTCGTCCTCGAACAGCGGGTCCTCGATGGAGACGAGCGGGTAGGCCGCAACGAGCTCCTCGTAGTACTCCGTCATCTCGGCGGCGGAGCGGTCCTTGCCCTCGAACTGGTACGTGCCGTCCTTGTAGAACTCGGACGCGGCGACGTCGAGCGCGAGGGCGATCTGCTCGCCCGGCGCGTAACCGGCTTCCTTGATGGCCTCGAGGATGAGGTCGAGGGCCTCGCGGTTGGAGCCGAGGTTCGGGGCGAAGCCGCCCTCGTCGCCGAGGCCGGTGGACAGGCCCTTGGCCTTCAGGACCTTCTTCAGGGTGTGGTAGACCTCGGTGCCCCAGCGCAGGGCCTCGGAGAAGGACTCCGCGCCGATCGGGGCGATCATGAACTCCTGGATGTCCACGTTGGAGTCGGCGTGCGAGCCGCCGTTCAGGATGTTCATCATCGGCACCGGCAGCAGGTGCGCGTTGGGACCGCCCAGGTAGCGGAAGAGCGGGAGGTCGCTGGCCTCGGACGCGGCGTGGGCGACGGCGAGCGAGACGCCGAGGATGGCGTTGGCGCCGAGGGAGCCCTTGTTGTCGGTGGCGTCCAGGTCGAACATGGCCTGGTCGATCAGGCGCTGCTCGGTGGCGTCGTAGCCGACCAGCTCCGGGCCGATCTGCTCGATGACGGCGAGGACGGCCTTCTCGACACCCTTGCCCTGGTAGCGGTTGGGGTCACCGTCGCGGAGCTCGATGGCCTCGAAGGCACCGGTGGAGGCGCCGGACGGGACGGCGGCACGACCCGTGCTGCCGTCGTCGAGGCCGACCTCGACCTCGACCGTGGGGTTGCCTCGGGAGTCCAGGATTTCCCGGGCTACGACGACGTCGATGGACGGCACGAGCATCTCCTTCTTGGGATGTGACGCTGAGAGTGCGCGGCTCGCGGGCCGTGATGAGCCCGTGCTGAGCCTTGCGACTAGAGCCTAACCGTCCCGGGGCCGTCGGCAGCCGACCGACCGCCCCGTGGACAGACAGACCGTACCCATTGTTTCCGTCCGGAACAAAGGGGTTGGTCAACCCTGGCCAACAAGAAGTGGCGAACGGGCAAAGAGAAACCCCGCTCCGGCGCGTACGGGGGAACACGCACCGGAGCGGGGAGCCCGTGGGGACGGGGGGTGACCCTCACGAGGTCTTCAGTGTGCCGACCTCGGATGTGAGGGCGCTGTCGCTTCTCTGGGAGCCGGGTGTCACTTCAGGTGCAGGTGCTGACCCGGGTAGATGAGGTTCGCGTCCTCGACGATGTCCTTGTTCAGCTCGAACAGCTTCTGCCAGCCGCCCTTGACCTTGTGCTTCTCGGCGATGGAGCTGAGGGTGTCGCCCTTGACGACCTTGTACTCGCCGTCACCCTTCTTGACCTTCTTGCCGGTCGGGGTGGTGACCGTCTTGGAGGCGGCCGGGCGGTCGGTCGAGCGGGAGGTGCTCTGCTTCTCGGTCGAACGCGTACTGGTGCCGCTGCCCGAGCTGCCGGAGCCGCTGGAGCCGCTCGACGAGTCGGAGGAGCTGCCGCCGCTGTAGGCCGCGCCGGACAGGCCGGTGCCGCAGACCGGCCAGGCGCCCTTGCCCTGGCCCGCGAGGACCTTCTCGCCGATGGCTATCTGCTGGGACTTGCTGGCCTGGTCGGCGGTGGAGGCGTAGGCGGTGCCGCCGTACGCGGCCCAGGTGGAGGCGGAGAACTGCAGGCCGCCGTAATAGCCGTTGCCGGTGTTGATCGACCAGTTGCCGCCGGACTCGCACTGGGCGACCGCGTCCCACTCGGAGGCGGTGGCGGCGGAGGCGCTGCCGGCCGCCATCAGCGGGGCGGCGATGGCGACACCGGTCACGCCGGCCAGGGTGGCGACGCGGGTGGCCTTGGACGGACGGCGATGCTTGCCCTTACCGGAAAACAGCATGGTGGATCCCCTCACCGACGCCTGCGAGGTGAGCTGTCGGGTTCGGGCCGGTTGAGTTGCCCGGCCGCGCTCTCGCTTTCACGAGGCGCGGCTTCACCCCAAGCCGCTCCGGTCGACTTCCCGGTGCGGCACTTACCTTGGGTCCCCCGCTCCTGCCTACGGCGCTTGACGCGACGACTGTTCCCGGGCCGCCACTGGCAGGATTCGGCGTTGCGACGGCCGGGGCTCGGGTTGCCGAGCGGGACGACCGTAGACACGCGATCCGCGGAATTTCAAAGACGATCAGGGCTTCTGAGACTCATCCCACACTTTCACCAAACCGGACATTCGGCGCGAAGCGTGACGTGAACTCCCGCTGCTTTTCTTGGGCTTTGCGCCCTATTCCACCCCTGTGTCGAGGGTCTGACCGGCGACGATGTCGCTCGGGTCGGCGCCGATGAGGTCCCTGTTCTCGGCGTAGAGGGCGCGCCATCCACCGTCGAGGCCAAGGGAGTCGGCGATGGAGGCGAGGGAGTCGCCCTCCTGGACGACATAGGTGGCCGCGGCGTGCCGACCGGCGGAGGCGGCCTTGGCGCCGTCGACCGTGGCGTCGGTGGCGCTCCCGGCCGTCACCTCGTCGGCCGTGGCGCCGCGGTGCCGGCCGGAGCCGAGGGAGCCGGTGTCGACGAGACTCCAAGAGCCCGCATCCTGGACCGACTTGTCCGAGTCGTCCGCTTCCGGGGTCTCTGCGGGCGAGCCGTCGGTCGCCTGCGCGTCGCCCTGGCCGCCGGAGCCGTCGGACTTGCCGGAGCCGCCCGTACCGGTGGAGGAAGAGGGCGAAGGGGACGAAGGGGACGAAGGTGATGCTGAGGGTGAACTCGATGAATCACCGGACGAGTCGGTCGAACCGTCGCCACTGCCCGAAGAGTTCGAGGAGCCCGAGGAACCGGACGACCCCTTGGACAGGTCGGACAATCCGGAGGAGACAGACGAGTCGGACGAGTCGTCCACCACGCCGGTGTCCACGCTCAGCGCGCCGTTCTCCTGGGTGAGCCCGGAGGTCAGCCCGCAGGTGCCCCAGGCGCCGATGTTCTCGGCGGCGAGCAGTTTCTGCGCCACGGCGATCTGCTGGTTGCGGCTGGCCAGGTCGGGGCTCGCCGCGTAGTCGAGCCCGCCGTACGTCTCCCACTGCTTCTGGGTGAGACTCAGGCCGCCGTACTCGCCGTGGCCCTTGTCGGCACTCCACGAGCCGCCGGTCTCGCACTGCGCCACCTTGTCCCACACCGTGCCGTCGGCGGCGCTCGCGCCGGAGGCGGCGAGCAGCGGGATGGCGATGGCGGACCCGGTCACTCCGGCCGCGACGAGGAGGGCCGGGGCCTGGCGGGGGCGACGGTGACGACCGTTCCCGGAGAGCATGCTGGGGGCCTTTCTCTGGACAGCATTGACCGGCGCGGCGGGTGAGACTCGAGGCGTCGCGCTGACGAGTGAACGTATCGGCAGACGAACACTTGTCACAAGTTAATGCCGCGCAGATCACGTGAAGATCACAGAGTTGAGGCTTGGTCACCTTCACTCCCCCGAATGGTCACATTCCCCCTGACGCGCGGTCAGATGTGCATCGCTCATGTACCGGAATGCGCAGGACCGAACTCGACCGGCAAAGTCCGCAGGCCGCGCATGATGAGCCCGCCGCGCCATCTCAAGTCGGCCGGATCCGCGGCCAGTCGGAGGTCGGGCAGCCGGGTGAGGAGGGTGGCCAGCGCGGTCTGCCCCTCCAGCCTGGCCAGCGGGGCGCCCAGGCAGTAGTGGATGCCGTGGCCGTAGCCGAGATGCTGGTTGTCGCGGCGGGAGAGGTCGAGCGTGTCGGGGTCCGAGAAACGGGCCGGATCGCGGTCGGCGGCCGCCAGGACGACGAGGACGGGGTCACCGGGCGCGATGTCCTGCCCTCCGACGCTCAGCGGCTCGGTCGCGAACCGCCAGGTGGCCAGTTCGACGGGGCCGTCGTAGCGCAGGAGTTCCTCCACGCCGGTCTCCAGCAGGTCCCGCTGCCCGGTCGCGAGGGATGCCTGCAACCGCGCCCGCTGTTCAGGGTGGGCAAGCAGGGCATAGAGCCCATTACCGATCAGGTTGACGGTGGTCTCGAAGCCGGCGAACAGAAGGATGAAGGCCATGGCGGCAGCCTCGTTCTCGGTGAGGTGCTCGCCGTGGTCGGAGGCGCGGATGAGGCCGGAGATGAGGTCCTCGCCGGGGGCCGGGTCGGCGGGGAGCTCCGCGCGCTTGCGGTGGATCAGCTCCAGCAGGTAGCCGCGCATCCTCTTCACCGACCGCGCGACCCCGCCGCGCGGGCCGCCGCCGTGCCGGATCATCATCCCCGCCCAGTCGCGGAAGTCGTCCTGGTCCTCGCGGGGGACGCCCAGGAGGTCGCAGATGGCGTAGATGGGGAGGGGGAAGGCGAAGTCGTGGATGAGGTCGGCCTCGCCCTCGGCGGCGAACCGGTCGATGAGGTGGTCCGTCAGCTCCTGGACGCGGGGCGCGAACTCGGCGACGCGGCGCGGGGTGAACGCCTTGCTGACGAGCCGTCGCAGCCGGGTGTGGTCCGGCGGGTCGATGTTGAGCAGATGCGTCATCAGCTCGGCCTTGCGCTCACCGGGGATGCCGGTCTTGCCCTTGGCGTGGGCGGGCTCGTCGTGGTGTGCGGGGTTCTTGGAGAGCCGCTGGTCGGCGAGGGCCTGTTTCGCGTCGGCGTACCGGGTGACCAGCCAGGCCTCGACCCCGCTGGGCAGCCGGGTGCGGTGCACGGGGGCGTGCTCGCGCAGCCAGGCGTAGGCGGGGTAGGGGTCGGTGGCGAACTCCCAGGTGAAGAGGGCGGGGGCGGGCGGAGTGTCGGTCGGGGGGTGGGGCTGGTTGGTCACTCCTCGACGGTAGCGGGGTTCTCGGCGTGCTCTGCGAGGGCCTCTGGGCAGCGGGGTGCCCCCTGCCGGCGGCCTTGCGGTACAAGAGGGCGGCTTCGGTGGGGCTGTCCTGCTTCTTTTCGAGGCGGACGGCGAGCCGGTAGGCGGCGTAGGCGTCGCCGCTCGCGCACCCCTGCTCCTGCTCCTCGCGGGCCTGGTGCAGATTCCCCGTCTTCCCCAGTACATCGCCGTGGTGGGCGGCGTCCGGCCCGAGTCCGACGGAGAGGTGGTCCGCGGCGTCGGCCAGGGTCTGCCTGCCGGGGCTCCTGCGTGGCGCTCAGCAGCCGGGCGGCCTTCGTGTCGCCCGCGGCGGCGGCACGGGCGAGCAGCACCTCGGCGAGTTCGGCCTCGCGGCGCAACAGGAAGTGCCGGGACTTGTCGGGCGGGAGGGGCGCGAGCATCCATTCCAGTGAGGTGGACGTGTGATCCGCGAGCCGGCGCCGGAACGCGGACCGCACCGACTCCCGCTGCTCCGACCGCAGCCCCGCCTCCAGCACCTCCGCGCCCCTGGAGGCCGGCTCGTCCAACTCGCCTTCCCCACCCATACAAGGCCCCGCGCCCCGCGGCCCGCTGAGGGGGCCGCCGTACTAACCCACCACCCCTTCGGTCGCCCGGATCGCGTCCCGATAGGCCCGGGCAGCCGCCCGCAGGGCCGCCTCCGGGTCCACGCCCTCCGCTTCGGCCCGGGCGGCGAGTGCCAGCAGCTCGTAGCCGATGCCCTCGGCGCCTCTCCCCTCGGCGCTCGTGCCGTCAGCGCTCGTGCCGTCGGCGCTCGTGTCGTCGGCCGTCGGCAGCGGCACGTCCAGTCCCGCCGTCCGGGCCCGGGAGGCGAGCTTCGCGGCGAGGGCCAGGCCGGGCTGGTGGAGGGGGACGCCGTCCGTCACCGACTCCCGCCGTTTCTCGACCGCCTTCGTGCGCAGCCAGTGCGCCTTCACCTCTTCCGGGGTCGTGGCCGTGGCGTCGCCGAAGACATGGGGGTGGCGGTGGATGAGCTTGGCGACGATCGTGCCGGCCACGTCGTCGACGGAGAACGGGGACTCCTCGTCCTCCTCGGCGATACGGGCGTGAAAGACGACCTGGAGCAGGACGTCGCCCAGTTCCTCGCGGAGTTCGTCGTAGTCGCCGTCCTCGATCGCCTCGACCAGTTCGTACGACTCCTCCACCGCGTACTTCGCCAGGCCCTTGTGGGTCTGCTGGGAGGACCAGGGGCACTCGGCGCGGATGCGGTCCATGACCTGGACGAGGTCGAGGAGCCGGGCGCCGGGGAGGTCGTAGGAGGCGGGGAGGAGTTCCAGCTCGGGCATCGACACCCGGCCGGAGCCCGCCAGGCGGGCCAGGCCGTCGGTGAGGGCCGGTTCGCCCTCGCCGGTGGCCACGACCACGACCGTGCGGCCGTCGGCACAGGCGGCGACCAGGTCCTCGGCGGTCGGGGAGCTCTCCTCGACCGCTATGCCCGCGTCCCGCAGATAGGGCAGCTGCGGGTGCGCGCCGTCCGCGCACAGCACCCGGTCCGCCGTGCGCATGGCCTGCCAGGCGGGCCAGGACAGCAGACCGGGGGCGACCCGGTGGCTGGTGGTGAGCAGGACGATGCGGCCGGTGGCGTCGACGGCGGCGGGGCCGCTGGATGGGCTGGATGCGTTCACACCTCGAACGTAACCCACGCCCGCCGGCGGCCCCACGAGTTGTCCACAGGTCCGGCGGATTGGTCATACCGGCCGTTCGCCGGCTTCCGTCAGCACCGTTTGCCGGGCCGCACCGTCACGTCGTCTGTTGCGTTCCCGCCGTCGTGATCTCCCGCACCCAGGGCGTCTTCGCGTCGACGCGGGCGACCTTCTGCGCGTCCCAGCTGCCGTAGCGCGGGTTGAGGTCGACACCGAGGGCCTTGGACGCCTTGGACAGGGCGTTCCAGAAGGCGGGCTGGCTGGTGTTCGTGTCGAGCTCGGTGGCGAGTTTCTGGGCTTCCAGCTGGAGGCGGAGGTTTTCGTCGAGGCGCTGCGGCGGGATGCCGTACTGCTGGAGCCAGGCCGTCTGAAGGCCCTGCGCGCCGCCCGCCTGCTGTTCCAGACCGGTCCGCATCTGCTGGACCTCCCGGCGGCTGACGGTGATGCCCGCGTCCTCGGCGGCGCGGTGCAGCACCCGGTCGAGGACCATGCCGTGCAGGGTGTCGCGGGTGAGGGTGCCGGTCTGGGCGATGGCCTGCGCGTACTGCGCGTCGTCCTTGACCGCGGCGCGCTGGGCCGTGCGCACCTCGTTGACCCGGTTCTCCAGCTGCGCGACGGTGATCCGCTGGCCGCCGACGACGGCCGCCGCGCCGGGATGCGCGTCGTTCCCGCAGGCGGTGAGGAGGGGGGCCGCCGCGATCGCGGCGGACAGCAGGAGCGCGGTGCGACGACGGCGGTGCAAGGGAGCCTCCCGAGGAGATTGTGCGACGGTGCACAAAGTCTTGCGGTGATCGATGGTAGGCAGTGGGACGGCTGGGGCCAACCCATTCGACCAACGATTCACCAGGACTTCGGGCACCGCCGCGCCCGGTCGTCGCCCGCTCGTCGGTGCGAGGGCTCAGCCCCACCCCTTCCGCGTGCGTCCTTCAGGCGTTCCGGTTCAGCCGACGATGGCGACCGGGGCGTCCCACGTGTCGCGGTCCACGGTGATCGTGTAGCCGCCGCGGGTCTCCTTGCTGTTGACCAGGAACTGGTGGCCGCGGCTGTGGTCGGTGTACTGCGTGGCGCCCCACGGCCAGTCCGTGGTCGTGGTGTCCTTCTTGTCCCAGAGGGCGTACCAGAGGTTGCCCGGCAGGTCCGTCTTGTTCGTCGCGGTGGCGATCGCCTTGGCGCTGGAGCTGGTGAAACCGTAGTAGCCGGCCCGGTACGTCTTGGCGCGCAGCGTCTTGGTGAAGGAGCGGACGTACGCCAGCACGGCGTCGTTGCACGCCTTGTTGGTGATGTCGTACGCCTCCATGTCGAGGTAGATCGGGCTGCCGACCTTCATGCCGAGCGCCGAGGCCTTGGCGACCGCGTCCGCCGCGTCGGTCGCGCCGAGGGAGGTGGCCGTGGTGGCGGTGATCTTCTCGGGGCTGGAGCCGGTCTGGCAGGGCGGCTGGGCGCCGACGTAGAGCGGGATGAGCTTCCAGCCGACCGTGTTGACCGACTTCACCCAGGACGCGGTCAGGTTGGGCTGTGCGCAGCCGCGGTTCTTGCCGCCGACGTAGACGGCGGCGCCGCCGTAGTAGCCGTCGGTCTTCCAGGCCTTCATCGCGGCCAGGGAGGGCGCGGTGCAGGTGTCGAAGGCGCGGCCGGTGTACGTCTTCTGGGCGGGCCAGGTGGTGGCCGCCATCGAGGTCTGCGCCGCTATCCCGGCCCCCGCGAGGACGGCCGCGCC
Coding sequences within it:
- a CDS encoding FtsB family cell division protein, encoding MSVTNRDRFSTTTRIKLLGEQTAARVYRSQTKRQARRSRLTGRAALLALVLCTLIVALAYPMRQYVSQRAEIADLEREKQQAGERVEQLRDLKARWQDDAYAEQQIRQRLHYVMPGETGYVVIDPDAAKQSRADLGAADRPWYANVWDGVDKSDASDR
- the eno gene encoding phosphopyruvate hydratase; this translates as MPSIDVVVAREILDSRGNPTVEVEVGLDDGSTGRAAVPSGASTGAFEAIELRDGDPNRYQGKGVEKAVLAVIEQIGPELVGYDATEQRLIDQAMFDLDATDNKGSLGANAILGVSLAVAHAASEASDLPLFRYLGGPNAHLLPVPMMNILNGGSHADSNVDIQEFMIAPIGAESFSEALRWGTEVYHTLKKVLKAKGLSTGLGDEGGFAPNLGSNREALDLILEAIKEAGYAPGEQIALALDVAASEFYKDGTYQFEGKDRSAAEMTEYYEELVAAYPLVSIEDPLFEDDWAGWKILTDKLGDKVQIVGDDLFVTNPERLARGIEEGAANALLVKVNQIGSLTETLDAVELAQRSGFKCMMSHRSGETEDVTIADLAVATNCGQIKTGAPARSERVAKYNQLLRIEEILDDAAVYAGRSAFPRFRSAN
- a CDS encoding transglycosylase family protein, producing MLFSGKGKHRRPSKATRVATLAGVTGVAIAAPLMAAGSASAATASEWDAVAQCESGGNWSINTGNGYYGGLQFSASTWAAYGGTAYASTADQASKSQQIAIGEKVLAGQGKGAWPVCGTGLSGAAYSGGSSSDSSSGSSGSGSSGSGTSTRSTEKQSTSRSTDRPAASKTVTTPTGKKVKKGDGEYKVVKGDTLSSIAEKHKVKGGWQKLFELNKDIVEDANLIYPGQHLHLK
- a CDS encoding LysM peptidoglycan-binding domain-containing protein gives rise to the protein MLSGNGRHRRPRQAPALLVAAGVTGSAIAIPLLAASGASAADGTVWDKVAQCETGGSWSADKGHGEYGGLSLTQKQWETYGGLDYAASPDLASRNQQIAVAQKLLAAENIGAWGTCGLTSGLTQENGALSVDTGVVDDSSDSSVSSGLSDLSKGSSGSSGSSNSSGSGDGSTDSSGDSSSSPSASPSSPSSPSPSSSTGTGGSGKSDGSGGQGDAQATDGSPAETPEADDSDKSVQDAGSWSLVDTGSLGSGRHRGATADEVTAGSATDATVDGAKAASAGRHAAATYVVQEGDSLASIADSLGLDGGWRALYAENRDLIGADPSDIVAGQTLDTGVE
- a CDS encoding cytochrome P450 family protein, whose translation is MTNQPHPPTDTPPAPALFTWEFATDPYPAYAWLREHAPVHRTRLPSGVEAWLVTRYADAKQALADQRLSKNPAHHDEPAHAKGKTGIPGERKAELMTHLLNIDPPDHTRLRRLVSKAFTPRRVAEFAPRVQELTDHLIDRFAAEGEADLIHDFAFPLPIYAICDLLGVPREDQDDFRDWAGMMIRHGGGPRGGVARSVKRMRGYLLELIHRKRAELPADPAPGEDLISGLIRASDHGEHLTENEAAAMAFILLFAGFETTVNLIGNGLYALLAHPEQRARLQASLATGQRDLLETGVEELLRYDGPVELATWRFATEPLSVGGQDIAPGDPVLVVLAAADRDPARFSDPDTLDLSRRDNQHLGYGHGIHYCLGAPLARLEGQTALATLLTRLPDLRLAADPADLRWRGGLIMRGLRTLPVEFGPAHSGT
- a CDS encoding nucleoside triphosphate pyrophosphohydrolase, which codes for MNASSPSSGPAAVDATGRIVLLTTSHRVAPGLLSWPAWQAMRTADRVLCADGAHPQLPYLRDAGIAVEESSPTAEDLVAACADGRTVVVVATGEGEPALTDGLARLAGSGRVSMPELELLPASYDLPGARLLDLVQVMDRIRAECPWSSQQTHKGLAKYAVEESYELVEAIEDGDYDELREELGDVLLQVVFHARIAEEDEESPFSVDDVAGTIVAKLIHRHPHVFGDATATTPEEVKAHWLRTKAVEKRRESVTDGVPLHQPGLALAAKLASRARTAGLDVPLPTADDTSADGTSADGTSAEGRGAEGIGYELLALAARAEAEGVDPEAALRAAARAYRDAIRATEGVVG
- a CDS encoding SurA N-terminal domain-containing protein, with the protein product MHRRRRTALLLSAAIAAAPLLTACGNDAHPGAAAVVGGQRITVAQLENRVNEVRTAQRAAVKDDAQYAQAIAQTGTLTRDTLHGMVLDRVLHRAAEDAGITVSRREVQQMRTGLEQQAGGAQGLQTAWLQQYGIPPQRLDENLRLQLEAQKLATELDTNTSQPAFWNALSKASKALGVDLNPRYGSWDAQKVARVDAKTPWVREITTAGTQQTT
- a CDS encoding glycoside hydrolase domain-containing protein, producing the protein MAEHRQSRRRRYITWGVAGAAVLAGAGIAAQTSMAATTWPAQKTYTGRAFDTCTAPSLAAMKAWKTDGYYGGAAVYVGGKNRGCAQPNLTASWVKSVNTVGWKLIPLYVGAQPPCQTGSSPEKITATTATSLGATDAADAVAKASALGMKVGSPIYLDMEAYDITNKACNDAVLAYVRSFTKTLRAKTYRAGYYGFTSSSAKAIATATNKTDLPGNLWYALWDKKDTTTTDWPWGATQYTDHSRGHQFLVNSKETRGGYTITVDRDTWDAPVAIVG